The DNA sequence CTTGAAAAAGAAAAGTTCAGCTTGCAATCTGTCTTAATCTGATAAACTTTACAAAATGAGTAAAACGCAAAAAAGTCACAAAAAAGGTCTTACCTTGTAGACGAGTTGTCTTGGCTTGCTGACCAACATCATGAGAATCAACTCCTTGGGTAGTCACATTCATTTCGTTATTTAGAATATGACCTGTCTGTGGCAATGTTAAGGGGCAGTTAGTAGAAGTAGTAGCAGCAGCAGTAGCagtattattttcaaaaacttGATCATCACAAGGCTCTAGTAAGACACATGTTTTCGGAGGTGATCCAAACCAATCTGGTGAGtcttttaaaaatttctttttgaCTGCTGATTTATAACTGTGTTGTATACCCAAGAGTTCTGGATACTTGTACGCCAGAACTTCAGAAGCTTCACTGCCAGAAGAAGACTCGGAATCACTATAATTCATAAGTCCAACAGGAAAAGGGGTTGACTTACGAGCCTCAAAACGGCCTGCATGAGAGGACTCAGCAATTGCTTTCAGCAATACACAAGATTTAGGAGGCGATCTTTTTATACATGGAGTCATTACTACTGCTCCACAGTTGCCTTTCAATAACATTTGTGGAGAATCAGAGCTCCCCTTCAATGTGCTACTTGTCTTAGTTTCTACTAAATCAGTAATCTTACCTGGAGTTGGTTTAAGATCTACCTCTTCATGCAAATCGTGAGTTTTAGCTTTGCATTCAGAATTTAAGGGCAGTATCTTCACAGGAGTGTCCAAAGTAACCTTTTTTAAACTCGATTTAGGAGGGTCTGGATACATGGACGACATGGACTTTGAAAAAGGAAGTGGGGTAACCAAAAACATTTGTCTTCCTCTATCTATGGTACAATCAGCACGCCAAGACACAAGAGGTGAAGGAGAAATCAACAGGTTCTCGTTTGTGTTATCTGGACTTTTGTCGACTTCATTTTCAATTTCATTAACAGCAGAAACAGCCTGGCTTGCTAAAGAATTTCTTGATTGATTCACAGTCTCCAATGAACCAGTGGAGATCACCTTCTGAAATCTGGGCACCCATGGCTGAACTTACATCACATAAATGATATTAATTATCAGTTCTCGGATAAAATGTATTCAAAAAACACTTAAAAAGTATTATGTATGAAGAATTAACCTTCAAAGAGGAAACAATTTCAGATAAGACACGTGTAAAGGATTCAACTTCCTTTCTCCCTTCTTCGCCATTTGATTTGAACTTAAACGCTTGCACAACAAGTTCATCAATCTTCAAAACAACCAATTAATTCATTCTTTTGAGTTAGCAACAACTAGAGAATGATATAAAAAGCACAATCTGTACACAGGATGCTTACTAACAAATACAATAAAACACATAGATACACCAATGTTATTTCCCCAAAAACTGGGGTTTTAGAGTAGCAAATAGCACATCAAGAACTTAACTCACAAATTTCCAAAAGCTATTATTACCTTGACTTAGTACAAAAATTTAGGAAAACTCATCACAGCAGACGCGTCTGGAATTTCTTAATTTAAATTCCAAAATCCCATCATCGTCTGGAACTTTTAGTAAATGGAAATATAAAAACCAGTTCTcataagtgtttttcttaacaAATGCAAAATCAGAACAAACCAAAAGAAGCAAAGAAGTTCAGATCAAGTTTAAGAATTAATCCCACAACAAAGCAAATTAACTAATGACCTGGTTGACAAGAGCGGTTAGGTCCGTTTGAACGAGAAGTAGACGATCAAGTGCGTCGTCGTTGCCATCCTTTTCTACTTCTTGAACCCTTGCAGGCAACTGTTCTTTCTCCACTTTCTTCTTCGTGACAGTGGTGGTCATAATTTTCGAGCATCTTCTTCCACCGCCATAGTTATTTGAAACGTCTCTCAATGCCTTCCTAACAGTCTTCGTCTTTGCTTCGCTTCTCTGAATCGGCatttctccctctctctctctctctggttTTTTGAATTTGTCTAACCGTTATTAATCAATGGCGGATGGAGCCACGGGCTATAAACCGGCCCAAAAACAAAGGGCCACAAAAAATGcttcttttattaatcaattaatcaaatttacctttaattttatatttatttaaaacatacctctttttatatgtattgtactcaAAATACTCTGACATATAAGAGAgtaagagtatcttgaagtgacagaggcaaaattagtacaatgtttaaaaaaaaagtaaaaatatagaCTTTACaaaaaatgataatataaaaagaatatagagtgtaattgggaaatttacatggtatactaacttttattatttttttactgtatttttttataagtttcatactgcagtatactgtattaagtttcactggtgttttactagtgttctactattgttttgagttatactgctttgtgttttactggtgttttataaaaacacagtatttttgaaaaaatttccgtgtgacagtatttttataaaagttaaccaaaattctaatatttttgtaagtttcccgtgtaatttcctctaattTTCTTGGGCTTCGTTAGTTTTTATGAGTAGCCCATTATTACAATTTCTTGAACCTTGACGCATTTCCGGACCAAAGGAGGAAAACAAAACTATCCCAATTCTCTTTACTAAGTTCATACTTATCCTCTACAAACTGCACAGAATAAGTCTTTAGCCGGAGCGTGACCACGCGCCACCGTCTCCCCGGAAGCAACACAAACAAACCCAGTGAGCAGTGAGTGAATCAAAAGTTAGGTTTTAAAGGAAAACTATGGCGGAGTACTGGGTTGAAGCCCAAATCCCGCAGCAGAAGCTCTACAACGGAATTCAGTTTCCATCAGTGTTGTCTCCGAGCTCTACAGCCCCGCCCTCCTCTCTCTCCGTCCTTACCAAAACAATCCAAACTCAGAAACTATATCTCCAGTCTCTGCTTCACAAATCGGGGGCTTTACTCTTGAGGGGTTTCCCTGTAAGTACGGCGTCCGATTTCAACGACGTCGTCGAGTCTTTCGGCTTCGAGGAGTTTCCGTATGTTGGTGGCGCGGCGCCTCGGAGCAACGTCGTGGGTAGGGTCTTCACGGCCAACGAGTCTCCACCAGACCAGAAGATCCCGTTTCACCACGAAATGGCTCAGGTATGTGTATCATTAAACTAGTAGACACTAATTGAGCCCTGATTCTGAACTGAGTGTATTTTCATACCATATGTGTATCAATTTAGGTGCCTGAGTTTCCAGCAAAGGTGTTTTTCTTCTGTGAAATAGAGCCAGCAAATGGAGGAGAGACCCCTATTGTTCTAAGTCACATTGTGTATGAAAGAATGAGAGCGAAGTACCCAGAATTTGTTGAGAGATTAGAAGAACATGGTCTAATATATACAAGGATTTTAGGGGAAGGTGATGACCCTTCTTCTCCCATTGGCCGTGGATGGCAGTCTACCTTTTTGACCAAAGACAAGTCTGTTGCTCAGCAaaggtttcttttttttttctattcttACACCACTGACAGATATAATACCACAGAACTATGAATTTAATCTGGATTTATAACCTGAAAATATTCTTGGCAGGGCTGCAAAATTGGGCATGAAATTGGAATGGTTGGAAGATGGTGTGAAAACAGTAATGGGTCCAATCCCAGCTGTAAAATTTGACAAGACAAGGCAGCGCAAGATTTGGTTCAATAGTATGGTTGCTGCATATACAGGGTGGGAGGATGCAAGAAATGATCCTTTGAAGGCTGTTACTTTTGGTGATGGGAAGCCATTGCCAGGTGATGTTATCTATGACTGTCTCAAACTACTTGAAGAGGAATCTGTTGCCATTCCTTGGCAGAAAGGTGATGTTCTGTTGTTAGATAACTTGGCCGTCCTTCACTCCCGAAGATCTTTCACCCCACCTCGCCGTGTGCTAGCCTCACTTACCAAGTAGTTTTTACACTGGTTTTCGTAAGTTTGTATTGTATGTACATGGATAAATAAGCAGGGTTTGTACAATTGTCAAGAGCCCCAGTGATACCAGTGCCATCTTCACATAATAgcattaatttttcaataaactctTCAAATGTTGTATCTCCAATTATTGTACCAACTTACTACTGTACATATGTAACTATACACAAATACACAAGCAGATAGTATAGACAGAACAGAAATTACAAAATGTGATCAAAAACGGGAATAAaatgggaaacttacaaaaaatactagaatttaggttaatttttacaaaaatactgtcacacggaatttttttcaaaaatactgtatttttataaaacaccaataaaacataaagcagaacaactcaaaacaacagtagaacactagtaaaacactagtagaacaccagtgtaaacttaacacagtatactgcagtatgaaacttataaaaaaacacagtaaaaaagtaaaaaattccgcctgacagtatttttgtaaaaaaataacaaaagttagtatactatgtaaatttcccaataaaatTGTGGTTGCATTAAACATGATGGGTGGCCGCTGGCAATTGAATAACTGGCGAAGTAGAGAATGAATGAAAGGCTTGCTTAATTCAGTGGCTGACGTA is a window from the Cannabis sativa cultivar Pink pepper isolate KNU-18-1 chromosome 1, ASM2916894v1, whole genome shotgun sequence genome containing:
- the LOC115707538 gene encoding clavaminate synthase-like protein At3g21360, which produces MAEYWVEAQIPQQKLYNGIQFPSVLSPSSTAPPSSLSVLTKTIQTQKLYLQSLLHKSGALLLRGFPVSTASDFNDVVESFGFEEFPYVGGAAPRSNVVGRVFTANESPPDQKIPFHHEMAQVPEFPAKVFFFCEIEPANGGETPIVLSHIVYERMRAKYPEFVERLEEHGLIYTRILGEGDDPSSPIGRGWQSTFLTKDKSVAQQRAAKLGMKLEWLEDGVKTVMGPIPAVKFDKTRQRKIWFNSMVAAYTGWEDARNDPLKAVTFGDGKPLPGDVIYDCLKLLEEESVAIPWQKGDVLLLDNLAVLHSRRSFTPPRRVLASLTK
- the LOC115707537 gene encoding uncharacterized protein LOC115707537, whose protein sequence is MPIQRSEAKTKTVRKALRDVSNNYGGGRRCSKIMTTTVTKKKVEKEQLPARVQEVEKDGNDDALDRLLLVQTDLTALVNQIDELVVQAFKFKSNGEEGRKEVESFTRVLSEIVSSLKPWVPRFQKVISTGSLETVNQSRNSLASQAVSAVNEIENEVDKSPDNTNENLLISPSPLVSWRADCTIDRGRQMFLVTPLPFSKSMSSMYPDPPKSSLKKVTLDTPVKILPLNSECKAKTHDLHEEVDLKPTPGKITDLVETKTSSTLKGSSDSPQMLLKGNCGAVVMTPCIKRSPPKSCVLLKAIAESSHAGRFEARKSTPFPVGLMNYSDSESSSGSEASEVLAYKYPELLGIQHSYKSAVKKKFLKDSPDWFGSPPKTCVLLEPCDDQVFENNTATAAATTSTNCPLTLPQTGHILNNEMNVTTQGVDSHDVGQQAKTTRLQENLGRNFSLVESTLTWMEPPQSTSKRGKHPGENTLKKELWTKFEAASTSTDKFSLSVRATSRNGFLDLLEEASFDGES